The genomic stretch CACCCATTGTTATCAGTAACCGTTAGAGAGTAAGTGTTAGCAGTTAATCCGTTTATAGCGTTAGAGATTTCAGTAGTGCTCCACAGGTAGTTAAAAGGTAGTGCTCCACCAGTAACAGTAACTGAAGCTTGTCCATCATTACCAGTATTACAACTAACATTAACTTGAGAGAAAGTAAAATCAAGAGGTTGTGGTTGTGATATAGTTATAGAATCAGTCCAAGAACAACCAAGGCTATCCGTAATTGTTATTGTGTAAGTTCCAGCGGTTAGGCTGTCAGCGGTAGGAGTCGT from Vicingus serpentipes encodes the following:
- a CDS encoding SprB repeat-containing protein, producing the protein SYNWSNTDIDSIAQNLSASTYSLTVTDNNGCSVDSSVIITQPDLLSASISNLNVSCNGGNDGQATVTVNGGTSPYSYNWSNGDTTPTADSLTAGTYTITITDSLGCSWTDSITISQPQPLDFTFSQVNVSCNTGNDGQASVTVTGGALPFNYLWSTTEISNAINGLTANTYSLTVTDNNG